In Rutidosis leptorrhynchoides isolate AG116_Rl617_1_P2 chromosome 2, CSIRO_AGI_Rlap_v1, whole genome shotgun sequence, one genomic interval encodes:
- the LOC139887758 gene encoding xyloglucan endotransglucosylase/hydrolase protein 24-like produces MAEKLVVTLMVVYFFMVNAKADTTIGNFNQDFNITWGDGRGKMLNNGQLLTLSLDNYSGSGFQSKNPYLFGKMDMQLKLVPGNSAGTVTSFYLSSDGSNHDELDFEFLGNLSGDPYILQTNVFVQGQGNREQKFYLWFDPTKDFHTYSILWNPETIIFFVDQTPIRQFKNLESYNVPFPNKQPMWIKSSLWDGSNWATRGGLVKIDWTQAPFTASYRNFVAQVCQKSSSCSNKSWITESLDSSSEGKMKWVQKNYMIYNYCTDAKRFPEGLPVECKYT; encoded by the exons ATGGCTGAAAAACTTGTAGTCACTTTGATGGTTGTTTATTTTTTCATGGTTAATGCAAAGGCAGACACAACCATTGGCAACTTCAACCAAGATTTCAACATCACATGGGGTGATGGACGAGGGAAGATGCTTAACAACGGTCAGCTACTGACGTTATCTCTAGATAACTATTCGGGATCAGGGTTCCAGTCCAAGAACCCGTATTTGTTTGGAAAGATGGATATGCAACTAAAGCTCGTCCCCGGCAATTCAGCTGGCACTGTCACCTCATTTTAC TTGTCTTCTGATGGATCAAATCATGATGAGCTCGATTTTGAATTTCTTGGTAATCTTAGTGGAGATCCTTATATACTTCAGACAAATGTGTTTGTTCAAGGCCAAGGCAACCGAGAACAAAAGTTTTATCTTTGGTTCGACCCCACCAAAGATTTTCACACTTACTCCATTTTATGGAATCCAGAAACCATCAT ATTCTTTGTTGATCAAACGCCTATTAGACaattcaagaatttggaatcataTAATGTTCCTTTTCCGAACAAACAACCTATGTGGATAAAATCTAGTTTGTGGGACGGTTCGAATTGGGCTACGAGAGGTGGCCTAGTGAAGATTGATTGGACCCAAGCTCCCTTCACTGCATCCTATAGGAACTTTGTGGCACAAGTATGCCAAAAATCGTCTTCATGTTCTAACAAATCGTGGATAACAGAATCGTTAGATAGTTCGAGTGAAGGAAAAATGAAATGGGTGCAGAAGAATTACATGATCTACAACTATTGTACGGATGCAAAGCGTTTTCCTGAAGGATTGCCTGTCGAATGTAAATACACATGA